The sequence CCGGGTGGTTCTATCCGCTGCCTGAGCTTGTCGAAGGCAGCTTATCAAAGACTCATCGCCCGGGCGGTTCTATCCGCTGCCTGAGCTTGTCGAAGGCAGCTTGTCAAAGACTCATCGCCCGGGCGGATTGTTCACGGCACAATCGCAATAATCCGCAGCGGCCCGCCGCTGCCGCCTTGAATTTTCATCGGTAAGGCAATGACATGCGCGCCGGTTTCCGGCAATTGCTCGAGATTCGCGACATTTTCAAACGCGGGAATATTCGCCGCAAACAGCGCAACATGACTTTCAAACAAAGTCGATTGCCCATAATCAATGCTCGGCGTGTCGATGCCAATGGCATTGATCTGCCGATTGCTCACCAGCCAGGCGGCCGCCTCCGGATGCAAGCCGGGGAAATGCAGCTTGGGAACGGCATCCGGCCCGGTTTCCGTGGTGCCGAGATATTTTTCACGATCCGGCCAAAACTTGCCGGAGCCGGTGTGCAGCAGCACAATGGCTCGGTCGGGGATTCTGCCATGCGTTTCTTCCCACGCTTCAAAATCCGCAACCTGCACTTGATAATCGCGATTCTCCAGAGCGGCAGCAGAAACATCGATCACAATCGCCGCGCCGAGCAATCGTTCGAGCGGAATTTGATCTGTGGTGTATTTGCCTTCCGCAAAGTGAATCGGCGAATCTAGATGCGTGCCGCCGTGCTCGGCTGCTGCGAAGTTGTTGGCGGCGTAATAGTATCCGCCGGGCGTTATGCCATCAGCGACTTTCTCCAAAGTGAATGATTGTGCCGTGGGCCAGTAAATCGTTTCAGTAGAAAAGGAATAGCTTAAATCAACCAGCTTGCCATTTGGAAACGGTTGCGGCTGGGGCGCACAACTTGCCAAAATGATGCTGCACAAAACGCCTGCCAACGTTAAATCGCGTCGCATGGGTTGCTCCTGGAATGATAGTATGAATAACGGTTTTGCTTTGCCTGGCGAGCTTGTCATTCAGAAGAATCCTGTGAAGCTGTTATCTGGAACTGAATTTTTACCTTGCTAACGGACACTTTTTCTTTAGCCACGGATGAACACGGATTTTCACTGATCATTTTCTATGTCTTACAATAGTTTCTTTCAAGAAAATCTCTGAAGCGTTTGAAATCCGTGTAGATCCGTGTAAATCAGTGGCTAAAAGGCTTATTTCTAAAAAGTGTCCGGCAGCAAAATTTCTACAAGCTTCCCTCTGAATGCAATAACACCTGCGCCAACTGCCCGACGCCGGTCACCGCTAAATCCGGAGAATGATTTTCCTGCGCGTTGCCAGCATATTCCGGACGATGAATCCAGGCGGCGGCCATGCCCATAGCTTTGGCGCCGGCAACGTCCGTGCGTTGAATGTCGCCAATGTGCAGGCACTGGCCCGCCTCGACGCCAATGCCGGCGAGCGCGCGTTTGAACATTTCGGGATGCGGCTTGGTATGTCCCACCTCACCGGAAAACACCAGCACGCGGAAACATTTTAGCAAATCATAATGCGCGAGAATCCGGCGCAGCACGCGGCCCGGCGTCCACGCCGTGTCGGAAATCAGGGCCAACGGATATTTTTGCGCCAGTTGCTGCACGCCCTCCTGCACACCGTCAAGCAGAGGCGGCGGGGTATTGAGATTTTCGAAAAAA comes from Cytophagia bacterium CHB2 and encodes:
- a CDS encoding cyclase family protein produces the protein MRRDLTLAGVLCSIILASCAPQPQPFPNGKLVDLSYSFSTETIYWPTAQSFTLEKVADGITPGGYYYAANNFAAAEHGGTHLDSPIHFAEGKYTTDQIPLERLLGAAIVIDVSAAALENRDYQVQVADFEAWEETHGRIPDRAIVLLHTGSGKFWPDREKYLGTTETGPDAVPKLHFPGLHPEAAAWLVSNRQINAIGIDTPSIDYGQSTLFESHVALFAANIPAFENVANLEQLPETGAHVIALPMKIQGGSGGPLRIIAIVP
- a CDS encoding HAD family hydrolase, encoding MTIELHNFNHTTSSAEMWQKLTPEARQRLQTLRRNLRGVTLDLWGTILADHPAPIDTVVFSAQRQNFLGEELRQHGYDKTADEVKAAYKHAWEYFDQLWFQQIAFGAEDGVIAMLKFLQAELPAESLAGVIDFFENLNTPPPLLDGVQEGVQQLAQKYPLALISDTAWTPGRVLRRILAHYDLLKCFRVLVFSGEVGHTKPHPEMFKRALAGIGVEAGQCLHIGDIQRTDVAGAKAMGMAAAWIHRPEYAGNAQENHSPDLAVTGVGQLAQVLLHSEGSL